One genomic window of Malaciobacter molluscorum LMG 25693 includes the following:
- a CDS encoding KpsF/GutQ family sugar-phosphate isomerase, translated as MNYKELAKEVLLTEANELEIAAQKLDNDEIDFEKVVDLIVNCKGKLIVTGVGKSGLVGTKIAATLASTGTSSFFLHPTEAMHGDLGMIGKEDIVLGISYSGESEELIQILPHLKRFDIPLIAMARHKESTLGKYADFFININVTKEACPLDTAPTSSTTLTMAMGDVLAVCLMKKREFKKEDFASFHPGGSLGKQLFVKVDDLLRKENLPVVSRETKLKDAIVTMSEGRIGSVIVVDENQKVIALLSDGDLRRALMSDDFSLDCSIEKVATKNPKLINDKNLLASDALHIIEDYKIQLLIVVDSSENLVGVLHIHDLIEAGIK; from the coding sequence ATGAATTATAAAGAGCTTGCAAAAGAGGTTTTATTAACTGAAGCAAATGAGTTGGAAATTGCTGCACAAAAGTTAGATAATGATGAAATTGATTTTGAAAAGGTAGTTGATCTAATTGTAAACTGTAAAGGGAAACTAATAGTAACTGGTGTGGGAAAATCAGGTTTAGTTGGAACAAAAATAGCAGCAACTTTAGCAAGCACAGGTACAAGTTCTTTTTTTCTTCATCCTACTGAAGCAATGCATGGCGATTTAGGGATGATTGGAAAAGAGGACATTGTTTTAGGAATTTCTTATAGTGGTGAAAGTGAAGAACTTATCCAAATTCTTCCTCACCTTAAAAGATTTGATATTCCTTTGATTGCGATGGCAAGACATAAAGAATCAACACTTGGAAAATATGCTGATTTTTTTATAAATATAAATGTTACAAAAGAAGCATGCCCTTTAGATACTGCACCAACTTCTTCTACTACATTGACAATGGCAATGGGAGATGTCTTGGCTGTATGTCTTATGAAAAAAAGAGAATTTAAAAAAGAGGATTTTGCTTCCTTTCATCCTGGTGGAAGCTTAGGTAAACAACTTTTTGTAAAAGTTGATGATTTATTAAGAAAAGAGAATCTTCCTGTAGTTTCACGTGAAACAAAACTTAAAGATGCAATTGTAACAATGAGTGAAGGTAGAATTGGGAGTGTTATTGTAGTTGATGAAAATCAAAAAGTTATAGCCCTTTTAAGTGATGGAGATTTAAGAAGAGCACTAATGAGTGATGACTTTTCTTTAGATTGCTCTATTGAAAAAGTTGCAACAAAAAATCCAAAGTTAATAAATGACAAAAATTTATTGGCTAGTGATGCATTACATATAATAGAAGATTATAAAATACAACTTCTTATTGTAGTTGATAGTAGTGAAAACTTAGTTGGAGTTTTACACATACATGACTTAATTGAAGCTGGTATAAAATAA
- a CDS encoding pseudouridine synthase: MPTENKKNETVELIRLNKFLSHNSKYSRREADKLIEDGRVSVNSKVVKNLATKVTENDLVKIDKQVIKIDKERMYTVIVYNKPKGELVTKNDPQGRRTIYHTLGSKYKHYLPIGRLDYASEGVILLSDSVDVVNALMHSNLERVYKLKVDGEINYKVEEAMKNGLDLDDATLGAHEDTKIQSMSFSPFVAYQILTNNHNFSKIKVVISEGKNRELRRFFSHFGLNVMDLKRLDFGGVSLNNLPTGKSRFLSKEEYRNLREYLKTLDND; this comes from the coding sequence ATGCCAACTGAAAATAAAAAAAATGAAACAGTAGAGTTAATAAGACTTAATAAATTTCTTTCTCATAATAGCAAATATTCAAGAAGAGAAGCAGATAAACTTATTGAAGATGGAAGAGTTAGTGTAAACTCTAAAGTTGTAAAAAATCTAGCAACTAAAGTTACAGAAAATGATCTAGTAAAAATAGATAAACAAGTTATTAAAATAGATAAAGAAAGAATGTACACTGTAATTGTATATAATAAACCAAAAGGTGAATTAGTTACAAAAAATGATCCTCAAGGTAGAAGGACTATTTATCATACTTTGGGAAGCAAATATAAACATTACTTGCCAATAGGAAGACTTGATTATGCAAGTGAAGGTGTAATTTTATTATCTGATAGTGTAGATGTTGTAAATGCATTAATGCACTCTAATTTAGAAAGAGTTTATAAATTAAAAGTTGATGGTGAAATAAATTACAAAGTCGAGGAAGCCATGAAAAATGGTTTAGATTTAGATGATGCAACATTAGGCGCACATGAAGATACAAAGATTCAATCAATGAGTTTTTCTCCTTTTGTTGCTTACCAAATATTAACTAATAATCATAACTTCTCAAAGATAAAAGTTGTAATTAGTGAAGGTAAAAATAGAGAACTAAGAAGATTCTTTTCTCACTTTGGTTTAAATGTTATGGATTTAAAAAGATTAGATTTTGGTGGAGTTTCTTTAAACAATTTGCCAACAGGTAAAAGTAGATTCCTTTCAAAAGAAGAGTATAGAAATTTAAGAGAGTATTTAAAAACATTAGATAATGATTGA
- a CDS encoding replication-associated recombination protein A, giving the protein MIDLANQLRPTSLDNFVGQSHIIGKDKALYKLLMKKEIPHLFFYGKPGTGKTTLAKIIAKHINSDYYYFNATSIKVEELRKVFDKYKNSLIKPIVFIDEVHRLSKNQQEVLLPIMENYAAIIIGASTENPFFTLTSAIRSRSFLYEFLPLTNEELDGIINEAIENSEIELNKEAREYLIASSSGDARAMLNLLNFASKVENNISVDLLKQLRSNIIGDGISSSDSHYDLASAMIKSLRGSDVDAALYYLGRLINGGESVDFITRRMVIFASEDIGNANPNALNLAVSTMHACNKIGYPEARIILGQCAIYLASSPKSNSSYMAINKAVADIKNGRILQIPKHIDSLHNGYKYPHDYGGWVEQEYLPESLVYYENYGVGFEKTLNEWLRKIKRKD; this is encoded by the coding sequence ATGATTGATTTAGCAAACCAATTAAGACCAACAAGTTTAGATAACTTTGTTGGTCAAAGCCATATAATTGGAAAAGATAAAGCTTTATATAAACTATTAATGAAAAAAGAGATTCCACATCTTTTTTTTTATGGAAAGCCAGGAACTGGAAAAACTACACTTGCAAAAATTATTGCAAAGCATATAAATAGTGATTATTATTATTTTAATGCAACTTCTATTAAGGTTGAAGAATTAAGGAAAGTATTTGACAAATACAAGAATTCATTAATAAAACCTATAGTATTCATAGATGAAGTACACAGACTCTCAAAAAATCAACAAGAAGTTCTTCTTCCTATTATGGAAAATTATGCTGCTATTATTATAGGTGCAAGTACTGAAAATCCATTTTTTACTTTAACTTCTGCTATTCGTTCACGATCATTTTTATATGAATTTTTACCATTAACAAATGAAGAGTTAGATGGAATTATAAATGAAGCGATAGAAAATAGTGAAATAGAGTTAAATAAAGAAGCAAGAGAGTATTTAATAGCTTCAAGTAGTGGTGATGCAAGGGCAATGCTGAATTTGCTAAATTTTGCTTCTAAAGTAGAAAATAATATATCTGTAGATTTATTGAAACAATTAAGAAGCAATATTATAGGAGATGGTATAAGTTCAAGTGATTCTCACTATGATTTAGCAAGTGCGATGATTAAATCATTAAGAGGTTCAGATGTTGATGCTGCTTTATACTATTTAGGAAGATTAATAAATGGTGGAGAAAGCGTTGATTTTATAACTAGAAGAATGGTAATTTTTGCAAGTGAAGATATAGGAAATGCAAATCCAAATGCTTTAAATCTAGCAGTAAGTACAATGCATGCCTGCAATAAAATTGGCTATCCAGAGGCTAGAATAATATTAGGTCAATGTGCAATATATTTAGCATCAAGTCCAAAATCTAATAGTTCATATATGGCAATTAATAAAGCAGTAGCTGATATAAAAAATGGTAGAATCTTACAAATACCAAAACATATTGATTCTTTACATAATGGATATAAATATCCACATGATTATGGGGGTTGGGTAGAACAAGAGTATTTACCTGAATCTTTAGTTTATTATGAAAATTATGGTGTTGGTTTTGAAAAAACACTAAATGAGTGGTTACGAAAAATTAAGAGGAAAGATTAA
- a CDS encoding CopD family protein, with product MDLLLSYYLWIVIFHIMAVLSWMAMLFYQPRLYVYHTEHKNKPDFVEVVKIQEYKMYKYIGLPAMWATIISGILMIILRPDLLNLNDPWLYAKLFFAGILVVYSFSLEHFRKRLEMGIYPKSGNIFRAYNEVPTVLSLLIVGYVITKTFSLAFTLITLLIGAFIIYKVLKQTPKDAS from the coding sequence ATGGATTTACTTCTAAGTTACTATTTATGGATTGTAATTTTCCATATTATGGCAGTTCTATCGTGGATGGCAATGCTTTTTTATCAGCCAAGACTATATGTTTATCATACAGAACACAAAAATAAACCAGATTTTGTTGAAGTTGTAAAAATACAAGAGTATAAAATGTATAAATATATAGGATTACCAGCAATGTGGGCTACAATTATAAGTGGAATACTTATGATTATTTTAAGACCTGATCTACTTAATCTCAATGACCCATGGCTATATGCAAAACTTTTTTTTGCAGGCATTTTAGTAGTCTATTCTTTTTCTTTAGAACACTTTAGAAAAAGATTAGAAATGGGAATCTATCCTAAAAGTGGGAATATATTTAGAGCATATAATGAAGTTCCAACAGTATTATCTCTTTTAATTGTAGGATATGTTATTACAAAAACATTTTCTTTAGCTTTTACTTTAATTACTCTTTTAATAGGAGCATTTATTATATATAAAGTATTAAAACAAACACCAAAAGATGCTTCATGA
- a CDS encoding PhoH family protein, whose translation MNFEKVYILDTNILLGDAQNIFKLSDDNKNLIVLPETVLDEIDTKKSGFDEINFQAREFARILENSQIIKSDKVEDYKVVRVKIEDITTVTIDIISKDEYNINSKNSAINIINDRKILEIAKFTQKYYKNIECSFLSLDIMARTRAISLDINTNALLGSNEDDFNYEFIKTIQIQFEDLGIIDNSNILEYDKDHKPYNFAYCFKVKGSDQVLLACIKNNKISILDETEIRNQTITPLNKEQLFFSNAILSHYFNVLIIEAKAGSGKTLLALSGALKLVRQKHFQRIIYIRNSIESLDKGEDIGYLPGLEEKFRIYNHPLMDSLDYIIRSEHKRRAFKKNNQVEELDDSEVSTRIEQLIQNYSIETMWVGEMRGRTLSNAFVIIDEAQNMSNKTMQMVLSRIDNSCKVVILGSNKQIDNFYVNKHTNALTTLLKSTQNKSDLVKPFAIKLEKVLRGPITEWAEQIFSTDNK comes from the coding sequence ATGAATTTTGAAAAAGTTTATATATTAGATACAAATATTTTACTTGGTGACGCCCAAAATATATTTAAATTAAGTGATGATAATAAAAATTTAATTGTTTTACCAGAAACAGTATTAGATGAAATAGATACTAAAAAAAGTGGTTTTGATGAGATTAATTTTCAAGCAAGAGAGTTTGCAAGGATTTTAGAAAACTCACAAATAATTAAAAGTGATAAAGTTGAAGATTATAAAGTAGTTAGAGTAAAAATAGAAGATATAACTACAGTAACTATAGATATAATTTCAAAAGATGAATATAATATTAATTCAAAAAATAGTGCAATAAATATAATAAACGATAGAAAAATTTTAGAAATAGCAAAATTTACACAAAAATATTATAAAAACATAGAGTGTAGCTTTTTATCATTAGATATTATGGCAAGAACAAGAGCAATTTCCCTTGATATCAATACAAATGCCCTACTTGGTTCAAATGAAGATGATTTTAATTATGAGTTTATAAAAACAATACAAATACAATTTGAAGATCTTGGAATAATTGATAATTCTAATATTTTAGAATATGATAAAGATCATAAGCCATATAACTTTGCATATTGTTTTAAAGTAAAAGGTTCAGATCAAGTATTACTTGCATGTATAAAGAATAATAAGATTTCTATACTTGATGAAACGGAAATTAGAAATCAAACTATTACTCCATTAAATAAAGAACAATTATTTTTTTCAAATGCTATTTTAAGTCATTATTTTAATGTTTTAATAATCGAGGCAAAAGCTGGAAGTGGTAAGACTTTATTGGCTTTAAGTGGAGCTTTAAAATTAGTAAGACAAAAACATTTTCAAAGAATAATTTATATTAGAAACTCTATTGAGTCTTTAGATAAAGGTGAAGATATAGGCTATTTACCTGGTCTTGAGGAAAAATTTAGAATATATAATCATCCTTTAATGGATAGTTTAGATTATATTATAAGAAGTGAACATAAAAGAAGAGCTTTCAAAAAGAATAATCAAGTTGAAGAATTAGATGATTCAGAAGTAAGCACAAGAATAGAACAATTAATTCAAAACTACTCAATTGAGACAATGTGGGTAGGAGAGATGAGAGGTAGAACTTTATCAAATGCTTTTGTAATAATTGATGAAGCCCAAAATATGTCAAATAAAACAATGCAAATGGTACTTTCAAGAATAGATAACAGTTGTAAAGTAGTAATCTTAGGAAGTAATAAACAAATTGATAATTTTTATGTAAATAAACATACAAATGCATTAACAACACTTTTAAAATCTACACAAAATAAAAGTGATTTAGTAAAACCATTTGCAATTAAACTTGAAAAAGTTTTAAGAGGTCCAATTACAGAATGGGCTGAACAAATCTTTAGCACTGACAATAAATAA